The Octopus bimaculoides isolate UCB-OBI-ISO-001 chromosome 13, ASM119413v2, whole genome shotgun sequence genome includes a window with the following:
- the LOC106867547 gene encoding kinase D-interacting substrate of 220 kDa: MAVTTFKGDMLREAIHKGDLNSVKHLLDIGNINLQERDLDGHTFLMLAAEKGDLRIVHELLDADMDVNDVDNDNWTVLMYAAKEGHQEIVIELLEKHAIVDHRDLCGWTALMWACYLGHHNIVKELLQKNASCNIKAEYNMTCLAWSSGRGYTEIVSDLLHHGAKVNATDKYGTTPLVWGARKGYLNIVEKLLDHGADVDISGMNSWTALLVATRGGYTEIVHKLIERDPHVNAVDKDGFTALAISAKEGYTEISQALLAKGAYVNIVDKASDTILIHAVKGGHVDIVKALLGKHADVDIAGSEGKTALYWGIDKGYNDIVKQLLAMDPDLEICNKDGDTPLLKAVRHRNEGCVYMLLEKGAKVSAVDKKGDTALHIALRARSKRITEMLLRNPKNSQLLYKGNKVGETPYSIDAYYHKGILTQIFGHRNLNANDAENLLGYEIYSSALADVLSEPSLSMPITVGLYAKWGSGKSFLINKLQKEMKSFTQQNEKINFHFTKTLIFFLFFLNFIIGFGLSLAFNWIVGISVGFGLLFLQAIVFAVIRYFTHRYSNQFTLRISHVFQRQMKSLKMLLYLLFWNPRKLSSNEVPHVRFLFSDCTRLTSVGGEKSLAAMIGTLCDEAERSYGVVVARLFRIVKTQSYKKGKGKFKTACCIPYFVIAMLVFVCFCISLYLLVKNGTKNTSINAATITLFSIVVLSFIMNIHTWGRALLSLTVSQKKRIVRAADQLELLKMDGFMQKLKHEVDLMSKMVLCLDSFTGTQTRLVVIVDGLDSCEQGKVLSVLDTVKTLFSDDNSPFITILAVDPHIIIKGIEQNLRVSVLDSNVHGYDYLRNIVHLPFFLQSQGLRVQKGDSLLFSSFSTADYTDSPGKLKHQEPAESKLKKLKQWRTASLQLSNTTTSTFDLSHTLVKNDYFSDINPRSMRRLLNIVAVTGRLLRAYGIEFSWYRLAAWINLVEQWPYHASWVILEFEDTENMDDSTTLISIYKKVANKIPTSRDIDPLLEIDKDVRKLEVFLANSNRNQPILNVGDLKKFLPCTINLDPYLRKLIRETKKNMDLQRSEYSYNSIYPVIPSGPSPAPSLIGPRGDGDLGLRGLYPTVLPSSASNRFMAPCNQPVPISHPTMFTTSSGSYLISQPVGPHPIPPPHQLTIPPILPKSQKRISSYSVQDVCNLLSKIQGIKEENLIAYSKLVETNNISGLVLLCCDFDELKCVMCMRFGDWQLFRAMVQELRDQEVAQLLSPNYRSNTAETPSSSRNNHFSQMKSKPSDPLLSRNQDSDSILECPLEEQYEEETSSSLLSPIQPKRVNSLYAQMDMECGMLREVIEDFTETVMDDSKNEMDVSSEVSIHTQQDSKYPLSHCALDIDTELDDLKTDSLAVTSSFYLEDTDESLDQTDSAPLLQQASSDDIFASVTLIPTSRSLGQLNTHTFGESGLKLPHSKEVSSDLVCNRPVVMKIAEYTDSTDPNAVPTMISMQDLQPQSHSEQSSFIQFVQDSKSRSVQNTNAKRRSGSGVTDIEDHEML, translated from the exons atgGCAGTGACAACTTTCAAAGGTGACATGTTGCGGGAAGCAATCCATAAGGGTGACCTCAACAGTGTCAAACATTTGTTGGACATCGGAAACATTAATTTACAAGAAAGAGATCTG GATGGTCACACCTTCTTAATGTTGGCTGCAGAAAAAGGTGACTTGAGAATTGTCCATGAACTTTTGGATGCTGATATGGATgtcaatgatgttgataat GACAACTGGACAGTTCTTATGTATGCAGCTAAAGAAGGACATCAAGAAATTGTGATAGAACTCTTGGAGAAACATGCCATTGTTGACCACAGAGATTTG TGTGGTTGGACTGCTCTGATGTGGGCCTGCTATCTTGGTCATCATAATATAGTGAAAGAACTTCTACAGAAAAATGCCAGTTGTAATATTAAAGCTGAG TATAATATGACGTGCCTTGCATGGAGTTCTGGGAGAGGCTACACAGAGATCGTCTCTGATTTATTACACCATGGTGCTAAAGTTAATGCCACAGACAAG TATGGAACAACACCATTGGTGTGGGGAGCTCGTAAAGGTTATCTGAACATTGTTGAAAAATTATTGGACCACGGAGCTGATGTGGATATCTCAGGAATG AATTCATGGACAGCCTTACTTGTTGCTACTCGTGGTGGTTACACAGAAATTGTGCACAAATTAATTGAGAGAGACCCCCATGTTAATGCAGTTGATAAA GATGGTTTCACAGCCCTTGCTATCAGTGCCAAAGAAGGTTACACTGAAATCTCACAGGCTCTTCTAGCCAAAGGAGCTTATGTTAACATTGTTGATAAA GCGAGTGATACAATATTGATTCATGCTGTGAAAGGAGGTCACGTTGATATCGTCAAGGCTTTGCTTGGTAAACATGCTGATGTAGATATTGCTGGTTCA GAAGGTAAAACTGCACTCTACTGGGGCATCGATAAGGGCTACAATGATATCGTCAAACAACTTCTGGCTATGGACCCTGACTTGGAGATCTGTAACAAG GATGGTGACACTCCATTACTGAAGGCTGTCCGACACCGAAATgaagggtgtgtgtatatgttgctgGAAAAAGGAGCTAAAGTATCAGCTGTCGACAAG AAAGGGGACACCGCCCTTCATATTGCTCTGCGGGCACGGAGCAAAAGGATTACCGAGATGCTATTACGGAACCCTAAAAACAGCCAGCTGTTATACAAGGGCAACAAAGTAGGGGAGACACCCTATAGTATTGATGCCTATTACCATAAAGGAATACTAACACAGATCTTTGGCCACA GAAACTTGAATGCTAATGATGCTGAAAACCTTCTTGGTTATGAAATCTACAGTAGTGCCTTGGCAGATGTATTGAGTGAACCGTCATTAAGTATGCCAATAACAGTTGGACTCTATGCTAAGTGGGGCAGTGGAAAATCTTTTTTAATCAACAAATTACAAA AGGAGATGAAATCTTTTACACAACAGAATGAGAAAATCAACTTCCATTTCACAAAAACTTTgatattcttcctcttcttcttaaaCTTTATCATCGGGTTTGGCCTCAGTTTAGCTTTCAACTGGATTGTTGGAATCAGTGTTGGATTTGGATTGTTATTCTTACAGGCTATCGTTTTTG CTGTAATCAGATATTTTACTCACCGTTACTCCAACCAATTCACTTTACGCATATCACACGTTTTTCAACGACAGATGAAGAGTTTGAAAATGTTGCTGTACTTGTTGTTTTGGAACCCTCGCAAACTGAGTTCTAATGAAGTACCTCACGTTAG ATTTCTCTTCTCTGACTGTACTCGTTTGACAAGTGTTGGAGGTGAGAAGTCCCTAGCTGCCATGATTGGGACTCTTTGTGATGAGGCAGAGCGATCTTATGGGGTCGTAGTAGCTCGACTATTCCGTATAGTCAAGACACAGTCTTACA AAAAAGGCAAAGGTAAATTTAAAACTGCCTGCTGTATCCCTTACTTTGTGATAGCGATGTTGGTGTTTGTCTGTTTCTGTATTTCCTTGTATCTTCTTGTGAAGAACGGCACCAAGAACACGTCAATAAATGCAGCAACAATCACTTTGTTCAGTATAGTTGTCTTGTCTTTCATTATGAACATCCATACATGGGGACGTGCTTTGCTATCACTGACTGTATCACAGAAGAAACGGATCGTTCGAGCTGCCGACCAACTCGAATTGCTAAAGATGGACGGGTTCATGCAGAAGCTGAAACATGAAGTTGATCTTATGAGTAAAATGGTCCTTTGCTTAGATTCATTCACTGGAACTCAAACCAGACTTGTAGTTATCGTCGACGGCCTCGACAGCTGTGAGCAGGGCAAAGTACTGAGTGTGCTGGACACGGTCAAGACTTTGTTCTCCGACGACAACTCTCCATTTATCACCATTCTAGCTGTCGATCCTCATATCATCATTAAAGGAATCGAGCAGAATCTTCGAGTGTCTGTTCTGGACTCCAATGTTCATGGTTACGACTACCTAAGAAACATTGTACATTTACCATTCTTCCTACAGAGTCAGGGATTACGTGTCCAGAAAGGGGACTCACTACTTTTCAGCTCATTCAGTACAGCAGATTATACAGATTCTCCAGGAAAACTTAAG CATCAGGAACCAGCAGAATCAAAACTGAAGAAGCTCAAACAATGGCGTACAGCCAGTCTCCAACTGTCCAACACGACCACCTCGACCTTTGATCTTTCACACACTTTGGTTAAAAACGATTACTTCAGTGATATCAACCCTCGAAGCATGCGACGTTTATTAAACATTGTTGCAGTTACAG GACGTCTTCTCCGAGCATATGGTATAGAATTTAGTTGGTACCGCCTTGCCGCATGGATCAATTTGGTGGAACAGTGGCCTTATCATGCCTCATGGGTAATTCTAGAGTTTGAAGATACAGAAAACATGGATGACTCAACCACTTTGATTTCTATTTACAAAAA AGTTGCAAACAAAATTCCAACATCCCGTGACATTGATCCTCTCCTTGAAATTGACAAAGATGTCCGGAAACTGGAGGTTTTTCTTGCTAATTCCAATCGAAACCAACCAATTTTGAATGTTGGGGATCTGAAGAAATTCTTGCCATGTACCATTAATTTAGATCCTTACTTAAGAAAACTTATTCGAG aaactaaaaaaaatatggatCTTCAACGATCTGAATATTCTTATAATTCCATTTATCCTGTGATACCTTCCGGCCCTTCACCAGCACCGTCATTAATTGGTCCTCGGGGAGATGGAGACCTTGGTCTGCGAGGTTTATATCCTACTGTCTTACCTTCCTCAGCATCAAATCGTTTCATGGCGCCATGTAATCAGCCTGTTCCGATATCTCATCCTACCATGTTTACAACTTCATCTGGTTCATATCTAATATCACAGCCAGTAGGTCCGCacccaataccaccaccacatcaattGACGATTCCACCAATATTGCCAAAG TCACAGAAGAGGATCAGCAGTTACAGTGTGCAGGATGTTTGCAACCTTCTCTCCAAAATTCAAGGTATTAAAGAAGAAAACCTCATCGCTTACTCCAAATTGGTAGAAACTAACAACATTAGTGGCCTTGTCCTTCTCTGCTGTGATTTTGATGAACTCAAATGTGTCATGTGTATGCGATTCGGAGACTGGCAATTGTTTCGAGCTATGGTTCAGGAATTACGAGATCAGGAAGTTGCTCAACTTTTGAGCCCTAATTATCGATCAAACACTGCAGAAACTCCTTCTTCAAGCCGGAACAATCATTTTtcacaaatgaaatccaaacccAGTGACCCTCTCTTGTCACGTAACCAAGATTCAGATTCTATTTTAGAATGTCCGTTAGAAGAGCAATATGAGGAGGAAACTTCGAGCAGTCTCCTGTCTCCAATCCAACCGAAACGTGTAAATAGTCTTTATGCCCAGATGGACATGGAATGTGGTATGTTAAGGGAAGTGATTGAAGATTTTACAGAGACTGTAATGGATGATAGTAAAAATGAAATGGATGTTTCATCTGAGGTGTCCATCCATACTCAGCAAGATTCAAAGTATCCATTGTCACACTGTGCTCTTGATATCGATACAGAACTGGATGACTTGAAGACCGACTCTCTGGCTGTGACAAGCAGTTTCTACTTAGAAGATACTGATGAATCTCTTGATCAAACAGACTCGGCTCCTCTTCTACAGCAAGCCTCAAGTGACGACATTTTTGCTTCTGTCACATTGATCCCCACCAGTCGTTCTCTTGGACAGTTAAACACCCATACTTTTGGTGAATCAGGTTTAAAACTACCCCATTCTAAAGAAGTATCATCTGACCTTGTATGTAACCGTCCTGTGGTGATGAAGATAGCTGAGTATACAGACTCTACAGATCCTAATGCTGTCCCTACAATGATATCCATGCAAGACTTGCAACCACAATCCCATTCTGAACAATCTAGTTTTATCCAATTTGTCCAAGATTCTAAATCAAGATCTGTACAAAATACAAACGCAAAAAGACGATCCGGTTCGGGTGTTACTGATATTGAAGATCACGAAATGCTATAG